Proteins from one Dysgonomonas sp. HDW5A genomic window:
- a CDS encoding NAD(P)H-hydrate dehydratase, with translation MVKIFDVAQIKKIDGCTVVNQGVTSVDLMERASLAVSEKLIRVLDINQPVLVFAGMGNNGGDALAVARILLSKHYKLDVYIVAPDDRFSDDCRENKERLERLTNVSIIKEKKDIPHIYPDCIVIDGLFGSGLNRPLDGVFLNVVEAINSSNNKVYSIDMPSGLFVEDNLNNNQEGIIRAEKVFTFQFPKLSLLLPDSGDYCKKMIVLDIGLCDKCINEEHTDLYFTEKADVATLPLSRGAFSHKGTYGKALIIAGSYGKIGAAVLSARACLRTGVGLLTMHVPRCGVDILQTAVPEAMVDADEFSENVSKVELDVNSFTVGIGPGIGTGDKAKYLLHDLFDRYHKPMVIDADALNLIAEDDVLRSKIPPKSILTPHPVEFDRLSGAVSKNGYERLKRARDFARSHDVYIILKGACTAVVTPEGKVFFNSTGNPGMATGGSGDVLTGMITSLLAQGYFPQNAAILGVYLHGLSGDLAAKSKSQQGMLPTDMIEYIGKAYRALK, from the coding sequence ATGGTAAAGATTTTTGATGTAGCTCAGATAAAGAAAATAGATGGATGTACCGTTGTTAATCAGGGAGTCACATCTGTTGATCTGATGGAAAGAGCTTCGCTTGCAGTTTCAGAAAAACTTATTCGTGTTTTAGATATCAATCAGCCTGTTCTTGTTTTTGCAGGAATGGGTAATAACGGAGGCGATGCTCTTGCCGTAGCTCGTATATTGTTGTCTAAGCATTATAAGCTGGATGTATATATAGTTGCTCCTGATGATCGATTTTCAGACGATTGCCGTGAAAATAAGGAGCGTTTGGAACGTTTGACAAATGTTTCCATTATAAAAGAAAAGAAAGATATCCCTCATATATATCCTGATTGTATTGTAATTGACGGATTGTTTGGTTCGGGATTGAACCGTCCCTTGGATGGGGTGTTTTTGAATGTTGTTGAGGCGATAAATTCGTCTAATAACAAAGTGTATTCTATTGATATGCCATCGGGGTTGTTTGTTGAGGATAATCTTAATAATAACCAAGAGGGTATTATTCGAGCCGAAAAAGTTTTTACTTTCCAATTTCCCAAATTATCATTGCTTTTGCCCGATAGCGGCGATTATTGTAAAAAAATGATCGTTCTTGATATTGGCTTGTGCGATAAGTGTATCAACGAAGAGCATACCGATCTGTATTTTACAGAAAAAGCAGATGTGGCAACATTACCATTGTCAAGAGGAGCTTTTTCGCATAAAGGTACTTATGGAAAGGCTCTGATAATTGCCGGTTCGTATGGTAAAATAGGAGCGGCAGTTTTGTCAGCTCGTGCCTGTTTGAGAACGGGAGTGGGGCTTCTTACCATGCATGTGCCTCGTTGTGGAGTCGATATATTGCAGACTGCTGTTCCCGAAGCGATGGTTGATGCCGATGAGTTTTCGGAAAATGTAAGTAAGGTAGAGTTGGATGTTAATTCGTTTACAGTAGGTATCGGACCCGGTATTGGAACCGGAGATAAGGCAAAATATTTATTGCACGATTTGTTTGATCGCTATCATAAACCGATGGTAATTGATGCCGATGCGCTTAATTTAATAGCAGAGGATGATGTGCTCCGCAGTAAAATACCCCCTAAAAGTATTTTAACGCCACATCCTGTCGAATTTGATCGACTATCAGGTGCTGTTTCCAAAAATGGTTACGAACGGCTCAAAAGGGCTCGTGATTTTGCTAGGAGCCATGATGTTTATATTATACTAAAGGGTGCATGCACTGCTGTTGTTACTCCGGAGGGAAAAGTATTCTTTAACTCCACGGGAAATCCGGGGATGGCGACAGGTGGAAGCGGTGATGTTTTAACGGGAATGATCACTTCTTTGTTGGCACAAGGATATTTTCCGCAAAATGCAGCGATTTTGGGAGTATATCTACACGGTTTATCCGGGGATTTAGCTGCAAAATCAAAATCTCAACAAGGAATGTTGCCCACCGATATGATCGAATATATCGGAAAAGCATATCGAGCTTTGAAATAA
- the rpsT gene encoding 30S ribosomal protein S20: MANHKSSIKRIRQTDVKRLRNRYVAKTARNSVKKLRALTDKEEAQKLYPSVSSMLDKLAKKNVIHKNKAANLKSKLAHHVNSL, from the coding sequence ATGGCAAATCATAAATCATCGATAAAAAGAATACGTCAAACAGATGTGAAGCGTTTACGCAATAGATATGTTGCTAAAACGGCTCGTAACTCAGTTAAAAAGCTTCGTGCTTTGACTGATAAAGAGGAAGCTCAAAAGTTGTATCCATCTGTATCTTCAATGTTAGATAAATTAGCTAAAAAGAATGTTATTCATAAGAATAAAGCTGCTAACTTGAAATCAAAACTTGCTCATCACGTGAATTCTTTATAA